Within the Arthrobacter sp. V1I7 genome, the region CCGCAAGGCCACGGCGAAGAAGTAGGCCGGGGTGTCGCCGGGCTCGCCGGAAGCGCGCGGGAACGCCGGAAATTTCCGGCGACCCCGCAGCGGACGGGCGAATTCGCGTTTGCGGAGCCGGTCGCAACGTGATCGAGTAGGAGCATGACTGAACAGCAGACTCCTTTGGATCCCCAGCCGCTGAACGATCTCGAAGAGCAGCTCGCCCGGGGTGAGCAGCCGGACGCCAACCCCGTGGACGTCATCCTGGCCTTCCTCAACAACGAGGTCTACGTGGTCAGCTCCGACGCCCTCGAAGGGGCCGACGCGCAGGTCGAGCCGCTCGTGCTCGCCAATTCCTCCGGGAAGCCCGTGCTGGCTGTTTTTTCGCACCCGAGCCGTGTCGGCGAGCAGTACCTTGAGGCTGCTCCCAACGTGCTCGGCACACAGGGCGCTGCGATCATCGGCAACCTCGGGGACGAGCTCGGCATGGTCATCAACCCCGGTGCGGCGTTCGGTTTCGAAATCGATCCGGAAGGCGTCGCCAACATCCGCCGCGACTTCAAGCCGGCCGACGACCCGGAGGATGCCGCCGGGCCCGACGGCGAGCACGGCTGACGGCGGTTAGGTCCGCGGCTTCGACCGGGGAATAATGGCAGCATGCGTCTTGGCGTCCTCGATATCGGTTCAAACACCGTGCACCTGCTGCTGGTTGACGCGCACCCGGGCGCACGCCCGGTGCCCTTCGCCTCGCATAAGCGCCCGCTGTCCCTCGTCCAGTTCCTCGACCGCGACGGCAACATCAACGACGCCGGCCAGCATGAGCTGACCGAGTTCGTCCTGGAGGCCTGGGAATTTGCGGCCAAGCACAAGGCCGACGACCTCCTCGCCTTCTGCACGTCGGCGATCCGTGAGGCCACAAATGGGCCCGCCGTACTGGCCCGGGTCAAACATGAGACCACCGTGACCCTTCAGGAGCTGACCGGCAGCGAAGAAGCGTCCATGACGTTCTTCGCTGTCCGCCGCTGGTACGGCTGGGGCGCCGGGCCCATCCTGGACCTCGACATCGGCGGCGGGTCGTTCGAGATGGCCTACGGTCAGGACGAACTCCCCGAACTCGCGATGTCCGTCCCGCTCGGAGCCAGCCGGCTCACCCGGGACTGGCTGCATGAGGACCCGCCCTCGGCCAAGAGCGTCAAGGAACTGCGGCGCTACATCCGGACCACGCTCAGCCCCGTGGCCCGCAATTTCGAGAGACTGGGCCGGGCGAACCTGGTGGCCGGAACGTCCAAGACCTTCCGTTCGCTGGCGCGCCTCGCGGGCGCCGCGCCCAGTGCCGCCGGACCGTACGCCAAGCGGGAGCTGTTCGCCACGGACCTGGGCCTCTGGGCACAGCGCATCTCGGCCATGAAGGTGGAGGACCGGCTGCACCTTCCCGGCGTCTCGGAGGCCCGCGCGCCCCAGTTGCTCGCCGGGGCGCTCGTGGCGGAGGCCGCCCTGGAGCTGTTCGGGTTTCCCAGCATGGAAATCTGCCCCTGGGCCCTGCGCGAAGGACTCATTCTCCGGCGCCTGGACCAGCTGGTCTTCGACGGTCCGCTGGAGCCCGCGCCCCATGTGGGCCCTCTCGCGGACGAGCATCGCGCGGACGTCCGGGCCGTCGACGTCAGCTGAGCGGAGCCGCGGACGTCCGATGAGCGGGGTGACTCTGTGCGCAGGACAGTGTCGATCAGCTTCTCGCAGTCGCCGAACTGGAGGGGCCGGAACAGACTTTGCAGCAGCTCGAGGGGCTTGCGCTGGACAACTACTACCTTTTCCAGGGACCGAACGTTCCTGGCTAGCCGGCTGCGGGGCCTGGGGTCCAGCCGACGGCGTTAAGCGAGTAAGCGCCGGGCGGCTCCGCAGGGGAACTGGGGGGACCGTTCTGCAGCCGCCCGGCGCTACTATCATCACTCGCACCTGGTTGAGGCACTTCCCAAGTTATGCGCCGATCTTGGGAGTTCCAGCAAATTCGGCTGGGTATTGGCTGGCAATCCGGCTTCGGGACAGTTCGTTCCTGCTCACCGCGGGAAGCCTGCGCCGGGTGCCATTAAACGGCGAAGGCACCGGCCGTCCGTTGCGGGAATATGGTGAAAACCCGCTACGAACTGCCGGTGCCAGGCAACCATCCGCATGGTTGCGGTATCACTCGCACCCTCAATGAGGTAGTCACCAAGGTAGTCCCGGAGTTTGTGCGTAGGCTGCGCCGGGGATGTGAACTGGCTGGGAGTCCGGCCGGACTGCAATGATGGGGTCATGAGCAACCGAATTGCATTCCTGGGCTGTGGATCGATGAACGAGGCCATCCTGGGCGGCCTGATCGCGGGCGGCACCGACCCGGCGGACATTGTCGCCACGGTCCGCCGCGCCGAACGGGCCGCCGAGCTCGCCGAACGGCACCATGGCATCACGGCGATTGCCGGGGAGGAAGAGCCGGAGAACAACAAACAGGCGGCCACCGGGTCCCAGGTCGTGATCCTGGGCGTCAAACCCGTGGGCATCGCGGACCTGGCCCGCGAGATCGGTGATTCGCTGGCGCCGGACGCGATCGTGATCAGCGTCGCCGCGGCCGTGTCGCTCGAGCAGCTGGAGGCGGCCCTGCCGGCCGGTCAGCCGGTCATCCGCACCATGCCCAACACCCCGGCGAAGCTGGGCCGGGGCGTCGTCTCCGTGTCACCGGGCACGCATTGCACCGCAGCGCAGCTCCAACTGGCCAAGGACCTCCTTTCTGCCGCCGGCACCGTCGTCGAGGTTCCCGAGGACCAGGTCGATGCGCTGTCAGCGGTCAGTGGCTCCGGCCCGGCCTACGCCTTCTACCTGGCCGAAGCCATGGCCGCGGCCGGCGTCGAGCTGGGACTGGACCCGGACCTGTCGCTGCTGATCGCGCGCGAAACCGTGGCCGGGGCCGGGTTCATGCTGGCCGAGCCCGGTGCGGATCCCGCGGCGCTCCGGAGGGCCGTCACGAGCCCCAACGGCACCACCGAACGAGCCATCGCCACCTTTGACGAGCGCGGTCTACCCGCGATCGTTGCCGACGGCGCCCGGGCCGCCGCCACGCGGGCGGCCGAGATCACGAAGCAGCTCGCCTAGCGGGGGAGCCACAGTCTTACGGCCACCGTCCTACGGCCTCGAGGCGAACCTCTCGAGCAGGTCCACGTGGCCGGAAACAATGAGCATGTCCCGTGCGGAGACCTTCGTCTCCGGCCGGGCATAGGTGAAGTCCTCGCCCGGGGATTTCACGCCCACAATGGTGACGCCGTACTTGGACCGGACCTTGGACTCCTCGAGTGTGAAGCCCACCGTTTCGCGTGGCGGGTACATCTTCACAATCGCGAAGTCGTCGTCGAACTCGATAAAGTCCAGCATCCGGCCGGAGACCAGGTGCGCGGCGCGGACGCCCGCGTCGGCCTCCGGGTAGATGACGTGGTGGGCGCCGATCCGGGTCAGGATCTT harbors:
- a CDS encoding SseB family protein; the protein is MTEQQTPLDPQPLNDLEEQLARGEQPDANPVDVILAFLNNEVYVVSSDALEGADAQVEPLVLANSSGKPVLAVFSHPSRVGEQYLEAAPNVLGTQGAAIIGNLGDELGMVINPGAAFGFEIDPEGVANIRRDFKPADDPEDAAGPDGEHG
- a CDS encoding Ppx/GppA phosphatase family protein, producing MRLGVLDIGSNTVHLLLVDAHPGARPVPFASHKRPLSLVQFLDRDGNINDAGQHELTEFVLEAWEFAAKHKADDLLAFCTSAIREATNGPAVLARVKHETTVTLQELTGSEEASMTFFAVRRWYGWGAGPILDLDIGGGSFEMAYGQDELPELAMSVPLGASRLTRDWLHEDPPSAKSVKELRRYIRTTLSPVARNFERLGRANLVAGTSKTFRSLARLAGAAPSAAGPYAKRELFATDLGLWAQRISAMKVEDRLHLPGVSEARAPQLLAGALVAEAALELFGFPSMEICPWALREGLILRRLDQLVFDGPLEPAPHVGPLADEHRADVRAVDVS
- the proC gene encoding pyrroline-5-carboxylate reductase, with translation MSNRIAFLGCGSMNEAILGGLIAGGTDPADIVATVRRAERAAELAERHHGITAIAGEEEPENNKQAATGSQVVILGVKPVGIADLAREIGDSLAPDAIVISVAAAVSLEQLEAALPAGQPVIRTMPNTPAKLGRGVVSVSPGTHCTAAQLQLAKDLLSAAGTVVEVPEDQVDALSAVSGSGPAYAFYLAEAMAAAGVELGLDPDLSLLIARETVAGAGFMLAEPGADPAALRRAVTSPNGTTERAIATFDERGLPAIVADGARAAATRAAEITKQLA
- a CDS encoding TrkA family potassium uptake protein; this encodes MLVVGLGRFGSSTAEQLVKQGREVLAIERDRNLVQKWASVLTHVVEADATNIDALRQLGAQEFSSAVVGVGTSIESSVLITVNLVDLGIQHLWVKAITPSHGKILTRIGAHHVIYPEADAGVRAAHLVSGRMLDFIEFDDDFAIVKMYPPRETVGFTLEESKVRSKYGVTIVGVKSPGEDFTYARPETKVSARDMLIVSGHVDLLERFASRP